A genomic window from Thunnus maccoyii chromosome 2, fThuMac1.1, whole genome shotgun sequence includes:
- the LOC121881183 gene encoding reticulon-3-like produces MADSTSSNHSDSSSPSSSNNSSSSSFRDLTVSAVQLVHWKQPKKSAAAFSLSLLVLVSVATLSVISVVSYLLLACLCITITFRVYKSVIQAVQKSDEGHPFKSLLDRDISLSPETVRMLADQSLVHVNWLSSQTRRLLLVEDLVDSLKLAAVMWVMTYVGAVFNGITILILADIIFFTTPLIYQKRKTQIDRHMEMIRSRLEETLQKLQDRLPGAVKRAKAE; encoded by the exons atggcTGATTCGACCAGCAGCAACCACTCCGACtcttcatcaccatcatcatccaacaactcctcctcttcctcattcaGAGACCTCACAGTCTCAG CCGTACAGCTCGTCCACTGGAAACAACCAAAGAAGTCAGCAGCGGCATTCAGCCTGTCACTGCTGGTTCTGGTCTCCGTGGCAACGCTGTCCGTCATCAGTGTGGTGTCCTACCTGCTGCTGGCCTGCCTCTGTATCACCATCACCTtcag GGTTTATAAATCTGTGATCCAGGCTGTCCAGAAGTCAGACGAAGGCCATCCATTCAa GTCTCTGCTGGACCGGGACATCTCTCTGTCCCCGGAGACGGTCCGGATGCTGGCGGATCAGTCTCTGGTTCATGTGAACTGGTTGAGCAGTCAGACCAggaggctgctgctggtggaggaCCTGGTGGACTCTCTGAAG ctgGCTGCTGTCATGTGGGTGATGACATATGTTGGAGCTGTCTTTAATGGCATCACCATCCTCATCCTCG ccgaCATCATCTTCTTCACAACACCACTCATCTACCAGAAGAGAAAG acacaGATTGATCGGCACATGGAGATGATTCGGTCCAGATTGGAGGAAACGCTGCAGAA gctGCAGGACAGGTTACCAGGAGCTGTGAAAAGAGCAAAAGCTGAGTAA
- the LOC121913662 gene encoding tripartite motif-containing protein 16-like, which translates to MEQKGVQLDRETFSCSICLDLLKDPVTIPCGHSYCMSCIKSFWDREDQRKIYSCPQCRQTFTPRPVLVKNTMLAALVEQLKKTGLQAAPADHCYAGPEDVACDVCTGRKLKALKSCLQCLVSYCENHLQPHFESTKFNKHKLVDPSEKLQENICSRHDEVMKMFCRTDQQSICYLCSVDEHKGHDTVSAAAERTERQRELEVSRQNIQQRIQDREKDVKLLQQEVEAVSRSANKAVEDSEKILTELIRLIQKRSSDVKQQIRSQQETEVSRVKELQEKLEQEITELKRKDAELKQLSYTEDHNQFLHNYPSLSQLSASTDSSSINIRPLRYFEDVTAAVSELRDQLQDILREKWTNISLTVTDVDVLLPEPEPKTRAGFLRYSHEITLDPNTANTQLLLSDGNRKAERTSQQQSYPRHPDRFTVWYQVLSRESLTGRCYWEVEWGGGRVGVAVAYEDISRAGDSNECRFGYNDKSWMLYCDTDSYKFWFNNIKTRVSGPGSSRVGVYLDHSAGILSFYSVSETMTLLHRVQTTFTQPLYAGLCLYPGETAEFCELK; encoded by the coding sequence atggagCAGAAAGGAGTTCAGCTGGACCGAGAAACCTTCTCttgttcgatctgtctggatctactgaaggatccggtgactattccctgtggacacagctactgcatgagctgtattaaaagCTTCTGGGATAGAGAGGATCAgaggaagatctacagctgtcctcagtgcagacagaccttcacaccgaggcctgtcctggtgaaaaacaccatgttagcagctttagtggagcagctgaagaagactggactccaagctgctcctgctgatcactgctatgctggacctgaagatgtggcctgtgatgtctgcactgggaggaagctgaaagccctcaagtcctgtctgcAGTGCCTCGTCTCTTACTGTGAGAATCACCTCCAGCCTCACTTTGAATCAACTAAATTTAataaacacaagctggtcgacccctcagagaagctccaggagaacatctgctctcgtcatgatgaggtgatgaagatgttctgccgtactgatcagcagagtatctgttatctctgctctgtggatgaacataaaggccacgacacagtctcagctgcagcagaaaggactgagaggcagagagagctcgaggtgagtcgacaaaacatccagcagagaatccaggacagagagaaagatgtgaagctgcttcagcaggaggtggaggccgtcagtcgctctgctaataaagcagtggaggacagtgagaagatcctcactgagctgatccgtctcatccagaaaagaagctctgatgtgaagcagcagatcagatcccagcaggaaactgaagtgagtcgagtcaaagagcttcaggagaagctggagcaggagatcactgagctgaagagaaaagacgctgaactgaagcagctttcatacacagaggatcacaaccagtttctacacaactacccctcactgtcacaactcagtgcatctacagactcatccagcatcaatatccgtcctctgagatactttgaggatgtgacagcagctgtgtcagagctcagagatcaactacaggacatcctgagggagaaatggacaaacatctcactgacagtgactgacgTGGACGTTTTACTGCCAGaaccagaacccaagaccagagctggatTCTTAAGATATTCACATGAAATcactctggatccaaacacagcaaacacacagctgttattatctgatgggaacagaaaagcagaacgAACGAGTCAACAACAGTCTTATCCtcgtcacccagacagattcactgtaTGGtatcaggtcctgagtagagagagtctgactggacgttgttactgggaggtggagtggggagGGGGAAGAGTTGGTGTAGCAGTCGCATACGAGgatatcagcagagcaggagacTCGAATGAATGTCGATTTGGAtacaatgacaaatcttggatgTTATATTGTGACACTGACAGTTATAAATTTTGGTTCAACAACATCAAAACTCGcgtctcaggtcctggttcctccagagtaggagtgtacctggatcacagtgcaggtattctgtccttctacagcgtctctgaaaccatgactctcctccacagagtccagaccacattcactcagcctctctatgctggactttgTCTTTATCCTGGAGAAACAGCTGAGTTCTGTGAACtgaaatag
- the LOC121883194 gene encoding serine/arginine-rich splicing factor 7-like isoform X1 codes for MSRSGRYGGETKVYVGNLGTGAGKGELERAFGYYGPLRTVWIARNPPGFAFVEFEDPRDADDAVRGLDGKTICGSRVRVELSTGMPRRSRYERPPARRPFDPDDKCYECGEKGHYAYDCHRYSRRSRRSRSRSRSRSRGRRYSRSRSRSRSRGRRSRSSPRRSRSATPRRSRSRSGSGSGSRSRGRSRSGSMGRSRSGSPARSRSTSRSRRRSESSDGDE; via the exons ATGTCCCGGTCTGGTCGGTACGGAGGAG AGACAAAGGTGTATGTGGGGAACCTGGGGACGGGGGCGGGGAAAGGCGAGCTGGAGCGGGCGTTTGGGTACTACGGCCCCCTCAGGACGGTCTGGATTGCCAGGAACCCACCAGGGTTCGCCTTCGTGGAGTTTGAAGATCCACGAGACGCTGACGACGCCGTCCGAGGGTTAGACGGCAA GACGATCTGTGGGAGTCGTGTGCGGGTGGAACTCTCTACGGGAATGCCGCGGCGTTCTCGGTACGAGCGGCCGCCCGCCCGCCGGCCGTTCGACCCGGACGATAAGTGTTACGAGTGCGGAGAAAAAGGTCACTACGCCTACGACTGTCACCGCTACAGCCGCCGGAGCCGGAGGAGCAG gtccaggtctcGGTCCAGGTCTCGGGGGAGGCGTTACTCCCGCAGCAGGAGTCGCAGCCGGAGCCGAGGGAGGAG GTCCAGGTCCTCCCCCAGAAGGTCTCGCTCCGCCACGCCGAGGAGGTCCAG GTCCAGGTCCGGGTCCGGGTCCGGGTCTAGGTCTCGAGGTCGCAGCAG GTCTGGATCGATGGGTCGATCTCGCTCTGGATCTCCAGCTAGAAG TCGCTCGACGTCTCGGAGTCGCCGCCGCAGTGAAAGTTCAGACGGAGACGAATga
- the LOC121883194 gene encoding serine/arginine-rich splicing factor 7-like isoform X2 — MSRSGRYGGETKVYVGNLGTGAGKGELERAFGYYGPLRTVWIARNPPGFAFVEFEDPRDADDAVRGLDGKTICGSRVRVELSTGMPRRSRYERPPARRPFDPDDKCYECGEKGHYAYDCHRYSRRSRRSRSRSSPRRSRSATPRRSRSRSGSGSGSRSRGRSRSGSMGRSRSGSPARSRSTSRSRRRSESSDGDE, encoded by the exons ATGTCCCGGTCTGGTCGGTACGGAGGAG AGACAAAGGTGTATGTGGGGAACCTGGGGACGGGGGCGGGGAAAGGCGAGCTGGAGCGGGCGTTTGGGTACTACGGCCCCCTCAGGACGGTCTGGATTGCCAGGAACCCACCAGGGTTCGCCTTCGTGGAGTTTGAAGATCCACGAGACGCTGACGACGCCGTCCGAGGGTTAGACGGCAA GACGATCTGTGGGAGTCGTGTGCGGGTGGAACTCTCTACGGGAATGCCGCGGCGTTCTCGGTACGAGCGGCCGCCCGCCCGCCGGCCGTTCGACCCGGACGATAAGTGTTACGAGTGCGGAGAAAAAGGTCACTACGCCTACGACTGTCACCGCTACAGCCGCCGGAGCCGGAGGAGCAG GTCCAGGTCCTCCCCCAGAAGGTCTCGCTCCGCCACGCCGAGGAGGTCCAG GTCCAGGTCCGGGTCCGGGTCCGGGTCTAGGTCTCGAGGTCGCAGCAG GTCTGGATCGATGGGTCGATCTCGCTCTGGATCTCCAGCTAGAAG TCGCTCGACGTCTCGGAGTCGCCGCCGCAGTGAAAGTTCAGACGGAGACGAATga
- the gemin6 gene encoding gem-associated protein 6 gives MQCGWPLLGPLQWIRYVNKQVKVKAGKDEELCGWLLTVDPVSASLVMVDFGEVGGASVRVVMGHAVQQVEVLQDADEETARRLQAVFTPPETRGLDLDPEQLRRRRDCVRRWLEKNRVPVQEDGEQLMVAGALTLAAPYRPEDCSSSNQIILDRVQRLLRADPHHLSPPEDADQDQA, from the exons ATGCAGTGCGGCTGGCCTCTGTTAGGTCCGCTGCAGTGGATCCGTTACGTCAACAAACAGGTGAAGGTGAAGGCGGGAAAAGACGAGGAGCTCTGTGGCTGGCTGCTGACTGTGGACCCGGTGTCCGCCAG TCTGGTCATGGTGGACTTCGGTGAGGTGGGCGGAGCCTCGGTGCGGGTGGTGATGGGTCACGCGGTGCAGCAGGTGGAGGTCCTGCAGGATGCGGATGAGGAGACAGCACGGCGGCTGCAGGCGGTCTTCACCCCCCCTGAGACCCGTGGCTTGGACCTGGATCCGGAGCAGCTGCGGCGGCGGCGGGACTGCGTGCGGCGCTGGCTGGAGAAGAACCGGGTCCCGGTGCAGGAGGACGGCGAGCAGCTGATGGTGGCCGGAGCGCTGACGCTCGCCGCTCCGTACAGACCGGAGGACTGCAGCAGCTCCAACCAGATCATCCTGGACCGGGTCCAGAGGCTGTTACGGGCCGATCCGCATCACCTGAGCCCACCTGAGGACGCAGACCAGGACCAGGCCTGA